The following coding sequences lie in one Pseudomonas sp. B33.4 genomic window:
- a CDS encoding NEL-type E3 ubiquitin ligase domain-containing protein has translation MATKVKTQQAILSTLLDATEDLDTARVLQKSLPAHLLKAPVAALSALDQTSRDLHRIQSTVAADLLAIKPLQAFCISELSEALKRKWSVTFDVEKDFLSLPGVDCGCPAISTDENGIQTFPHATSTLLQAAMQNFSKDEAADSFPQGSFIRVHSAPDGVAGLTPATFAAFCRTLDLGKRYQEHFQQVFGLLDSDGEVIVTSTMTADIASMKKLLLQFDVHQAALKSHITLAGQRMLQKLIDEDGVASAQTLRYGNRTLIMQGIRIFDSCVWGVVAFSARSVELYPDEWCLVYMAGEPERPLYEYSSFTAFKQYLTQQLKLKSYKDYLANSIDDDDKADFFKSVADSADLGHIKQVPITVALFEFMVQSHVGKLQLDARKLAVPTADVDEEVRKKRLLDFLQLGVTIVSVAGFIVPVLGQLMMGVAVGQLLGEVYEGVEDWRRGDHEQALSHLLSVAENIALMGAFAGGQKALGALGKKLLRSHPEFFGEFAAVLNSAGKPRLWKPDLSRYEHSLPAGVTVAPGSRDFYQIGGKTIARVEHRFFAGPYDSTAKVWRLEHAERARAYVPELVRHVECGWRLPAEEPQQWSSAAYTLKRIDPQLSEFVDTDLDMLCRVSDTPHDALQQAFTDNLSLPVRLRETVERARIVRQLRQLTLELQSGETHSGQPVEEQLQALPTMSGWPTDRYIEVTDAEGSVTATYPLTKVLNESLGVVVSEQQLARGQLLQTVVDGLYQKEVDALLGSKVAKSVEESTLAKKLGAALKADHRAAFERMYQRYDQSDIDDVLKLRQVFADIPARYAKALIERAPSAQRLHLRSTGRVPLRLGQQVREAIAQVRLDRALAGFHWPRLANADTDNLAIQLLPRLSGWDSRLRLELRDKALTGPILQAVGETSATPVNTCSLVKTAEGYEAFGGDGKTLGKVASGPDALYAAILKALPPRQRIAVGYADPLPADSPRLRKQLLDTALEQREATARTLARGTYEPRVVEPACMQGDHPPQVKHPPALMRKVRKLYPRLSEAQASEFIEGLGEDLLTRATRVNELRRDLQSLREALFLWSEDTTAMSKLGGDLAEVRHSRQTMAELIEKGFRRFYSVNNEAGKSVGVLKLDGMRVGKLPTLPPGISFEHIQQLFMNDMALDDDVAHFLKSFKKLESLELDKNAITRLPEVLSHMPDLSRLSLARNKLQLTEQTLAKLNGLRSLHHLNLNENPLGATPDVSQMFNLRRLLLEDTGLTEMPKGLERLLYLDWTDLSRNQIKNLPDWLFKTPRRFSQTLNLRLNPLVDPSKTYLETYRDNFGVGMGYLENDIARLNEQQARSLWLSEETGEVGARRERIWNAFKDDSRADGLFHLLAELGDTADSEKVKKDMQRRVWAVLEAAESDSVLCDQILNVAATPINCTDSAAMNFSYLEVAVEVDRVTRLAGERITSARPLLELGRGLFRLEQLNDIALAHAAKVPAADPLEVSLAYRIGLAEALDLPGQPRNMLFGTLSTVTEADLEVAKNQVATAELSPKWLKFMSERSFWRAYLQRTFARKFSPLDDVYMPRMSALDAQKDKLSDADYLSQAEVIKAERQSAIDDVVTLLTTDALRTADLGLCTLNDV, from the coding sequence ATGGCAACCAAAGTAAAGACGCAACAAGCAATCCTCAGCACCTTGCTCGATGCCACAGAGGATCTCGATACCGCCCGGGTTTTGCAAAAAAGCCTGCCGGCGCATTTATTGAAAGCGCCGGTGGCCGCTTTGTCCGCCCTTGATCAGACAAGCCGTGATCTGCACAGGATTCAGTCGACCGTGGCGGCGGACCTGCTTGCGATAAAGCCGTTGCAGGCGTTCTGCATCAGTGAACTGAGCGAGGCCTTGAAGCGCAAATGGTCGGTAACCTTTGATGTCGAAAAGGACTTTCTGAGTTTGCCGGGCGTTGATTGCGGTTGCCCCGCGATTTCAACCGATGAGAACGGTATTCAGACCTTCCCGCACGCTACATCGACGCTGTTGCAAGCGGCGATGCAGAACTTCAGCAAGGACGAAGCGGCTGACAGCTTTCCGCAAGGCAGTTTCATTCGAGTGCACAGTGCCCCGGACGGGGTCGCCGGGCTGACCCCGGCCACGTTCGCCGCTTTTTGCCGAACGCTGGATCTGGGCAAACGCTATCAAGAGCATTTTCAGCAGGTGTTTGGCCTGCTCGACAGCGATGGCGAGGTGATCGTCACCAGTACCATGACCGCTGATATCGCGAGCATGAAAAAGCTGCTGTTGCAGTTTGACGTGCACCAGGCCGCGCTCAAAAGTCATATCACTCTGGCAGGTCAGCGCATGCTGCAGAAGCTGATCGACGAAGATGGCGTGGCGTCAGCGCAAACGCTGCGCTACGGCAACCGAACGCTGATCATGCAAGGCATCCGGATTTTCGACAGTTGTGTCTGGGGCGTGGTGGCGTTTTCTGCCCGTTCGGTGGAGTTGTACCCGGATGAGTGGTGCCTGGTGTACATGGCCGGTGAGCCCGAGCGCCCCCTGTACGAGTACTCCAGTTTCACCGCGTTCAAGCAGTACCTGACACAGCAATTGAAGCTAAAAAGTTACAAGGATTACCTCGCCAACAGCATCGATGATGATGACAAGGCCGACTTCTTCAAGTCCGTCGCCGATAGCGCTGATCTGGGCCACATCAAGCAGGTGCCGATCACCGTGGCGCTCTTTGAGTTCATGGTGCAAAGCCACGTCGGCAAGTTGCAACTCGACGCGCGCAAGCTGGCCGTGCCGACCGCCGATGTCGATGAGGAGGTGCGCAAGAAGCGCCTGCTGGATTTTCTGCAGTTGGGCGTGACCATCGTCTCCGTGGCGGGCTTCATCGTGCCAGTGCTGGGGCAGTTGATGATGGGCGTTGCAGTCGGGCAGTTGCTCGGCGAGGTGTATGAAGGTGTCGAGGACTGGCGCCGTGGCGATCATGAGCAAGCGCTGTCGCATCTGTTGAGCGTGGCGGAAAATATCGCCCTGATGGGCGCCTTTGCCGGCGGGCAAAAAGCTTTGGGAGCACTGGGTAAAAAGCTGCTGCGCTCACACCCGGAGTTCTTCGGTGAGTTTGCCGCGGTGCTCAATAGCGCCGGCAAACCGCGTCTGTGGAAACCCGATCTCTCGCGCTATGAGCATTCCCTTCCGGCAGGCGTGACCGTCGCGCCGGGTTCCAGGGATTTTTATCAGATCGGCGGGAAAACCATCGCCCGCGTCGAACATCGGTTTTTCGCCGGCCCCTACGATTCCACCGCGAAAGTCTGGCGTCTGGAACATGCCGAACGTGCACGCGCTTATGTTCCAGAGCTTGTCCGGCACGTCGAATGCGGCTGGCGGCTGCCCGCAGAAGAACCACAGCAATGGAGCAGTGCGGCCTACACGCTCAAGCGTATCGATCCGCAGTTGAGTGAATTCGTCGATACCGATCTGGACATGCTGTGCCGCGTCAGCGACACCCCTCACGATGCCTTGCAACAGGCCTTTACCGACAATCTGAGCCTGCCTGTGCGCTTGCGGGAAACCGTCGAGCGCGCGCGGATCGTGCGCCAGCTGCGGCAATTGACCCTCGAACTGCAAAGCGGCGAAACCCATTCCGGCCAGCCTGTCGAGGAGCAGTTGCAGGCCTTGCCGACGATGTCCGGCTGGCCAACCGACCGCTACATCGAGGTGACCGACGCCGAAGGCAGCGTGACGGCGACCTATCCCCTGACCAAGGTCCTCAATGAGTCGCTGGGTGTGGTAGTCAGCGAACAGCAACTGGCGCGCGGGCAGTTGTTGCAAACCGTGGTTGATGGCCTGTACCAGAAAGAGGTCGACGCCTTGCTGGGCAGCAAAGTCGCGAAAAGCGTCGAAGAATCGACCCTGGCAAAGAAACTGGGCGCGGCGCTCAAGGCAGATCATCGCGCGGCTTTCGAGCGCATGTATCAGCGCTACGATCAGAGTGACATTGATGATGTTCTGAAGCTGCGCCAGGTATTTGCCGACATTCCGGCGCGCTATGCGAAAGCGCTCATCGAACGTGCGCCGAGTGCGCAGCGCCTGCATTTGCGTTCGACCGGGCGAGTGCCGCTGAGGCTCGGGCAGCAAGTCAGGGAGGCCATCGCCCAGGTGCGTCTGGACCGCGCACTGGCGGGGTTTCACTGGCCGCGTCTGGCCAATGCCGACACCGACAATCTGGCGATTCAGTTGTTGCCTCGGCTGAGCGGCTGGGATTCTCGACTGCGTCTGGAACTACGTGACAAGGCGCTCACCGGGCCGATTCTGCAAGCCGTTGGCGAAACGTCGGCGACCCCCGTCAATACCTGCTCGCTGGTCAAAACCGCCGAAGGCTATGAAGCGTTTGGCGGCGATGGCAAAACCCTGGGCAAGGTTGCTTCCGGCCCTGACGCCCTGTACGCCGCCATCCTCAAGGCACTACCGCCACGCCAGCGAATAGCCGTCGGATATGCCGATCCACTGCCGGCCGACAGCCCACGGCTGCGCAAACAGTTGCTCGACACTGCGCTGGAGCAGCGCGAGGCCACAGCCCGCACGCTGGCCCGGGGCACATACGAACCGCGGGTGGTCGAGCCTGCCTGTATGCAAGGCGACCATCCACCGCAGGTGAAGCATCCGCCAGCGCTGATGCGCAAAGTCCGCAAGCTCTATCCGCGCCTGAGTGAAGCGCAGGCCAGTGAGTTCATTGAGGGGCTGGGAGAAGACCTGCTGACCCGTGCAACACGGGTCAATGAGTTGCGCCGGGATCTGCAAAGCCTGCGTGAAGCGCTGTTTCTCTGGAGCGAGGATACGACCGCCATGAGTAAGCTGGGAGGTGATCTGGCGGAGGTGCGGCACAGTCGTCAGACCATGGCCGAGCTGATCGAAAAAGGCTTTCGCCGGTTCTACTCGGTCAATAACGAAGCTGGAAAATCGGTCGGCGTGTTGAAACTTGATGGCATGCGCGTCGGCAAGCTGCCGACCCTGCCACCGGGGATCAGTTTCGAGCACATCCAGCAATTGTTCATGAATGACATGGCGCTGGATGATGACGTCGCACACTTCCTCAAGTCGTTCAAAAAGCTTGAGTCGCTGGAACTCGACAAGAACGCCATCACTCGTCTGCCTGAAGTGCTGTCGCATATGCCCGATCTGAGCCGCTTGAGCCTGGCGCGCAACAAGCTCCAGTTGACCGAGCAGACGCTGGCCAAACTCAACGGTTTACGTTCGCTGCACCATCTGAACCTCAACGAAAATCCTCTGGGTGCCACGCCGGATGTCAGCCAGATGTTCAATCTGCGCCGGCTGCTGCTGGAAGATACCGGCCTCACGGAAATGCCCAAGGGGCTGGAGCGTCTGCTGTATCTGGACTGGACAGACTTGAGCCGCAACCAGATCAAAAACCTGCCTGACTGGCTGTTCAAGACACCGCGACGTTTCAGCCAGACGCTGAACCTGAGGCTCAATCCTCTGGTCGATCCGAGCAAAACGTATCTGGAGACCTATCGCGACAATTTCGGCGTCGGCATGGGCTATCTGGAAAACGACATCGCTCGACTCAACGAACAACAGGCACGCTCGCTGTGGCTTTCTGAGGAGACGGGTGAGGTCGGGGCCAGGCGTGAACGGATCTGGAACGCATTCAAGGATGATTCACGCGCCGACGGCCTGTTTCATCTGCTTGCCGAACTGGGCGATACCGCCGATTCGGAGAAGGTCAAAAAGGACATGCAGCGGCGGGTCTGGGCCGTGCTGGAAGCAGCCGAATCCGATAGCGTGCTGTGTGATCAGATATTGAACGTGGCCGCCACCCCGATCAATTGCACTGACAGTGCGGCGATGAATTTCAGTTATCTGGAGGTTGCTGTGGAAGTCGATCGGGTCACCCGGCTCGCCGGAGAGCGAATCACCAGCGCCAGACCGCTGCTGGAACTGGGGCGTGGTCTGTTCCGGCTTGAGCAACTGAACGACATCGCCCTGGCACATGCCGCCAAGGTCCCGGCGGCTGATCCGCTGGAAGTGAGTCTCGCCTATCGCATCGGCCTTGCCGAGGCGCTGGATTTGCCCGGCCAGCCACGCAACATGCTTTTTGGCACATTAAGCACGGTTACCGAAGCCGATCTGGAAGTGGCGAAAAACCAAGTCGCTACGGCCGAACTCTCGCCCAAATGGCTGAAGTTCATGAGTGAGCGGTCATTCTGGAGAGCCTACCTGCAACGCACATTTGCGCGAAAGTTTTCCCCTCTCGATGACGTGTACATGCCGCGCATGAGTGCCTTGGACGCGCAGAAGGACAAGTTGTCCGATGCCGACTATTTAAGCCAGGCAGAGGTCATCAAGGCCGAACGGCAAAGCGCCATAGACGATGTGGTGACGCTTCTGACCACCGATGCGCTGCGCACTGCGGACCTGGGTCTTTGCACCCTGAACGACGTATGA
- a CDS encoding dermonecrotic toxin domain-containing protein gives MITQPQQQASALAKEATLKKLLNELGDQDKANVVAHFINDGLLKADPVRLGEFRALLDEALPYQNYMDQLLSKLETLEDFCKRKLRQALQQHYGRRFRVSDSIKLKPATAVDDGAHTYTLLQAAMLNFTEQEAAAGYFSDDSKTLSRVDKKSADGSIPTQITAQAFALLSRQLDLGGNYQIHVSRTFRVSSLELISLRMHKTNMKLSAYAKYFSKPNFPLHRLITLLNLAKGNEDIFHGELFNNSSIKLQSIQLFGKYMTDAVLITCRQTDHSTKDSYYAYIPNDTGDSFYQDDSEEQCRYRLAVNLVASKELQELLISQLTHREQREFRALNLQSISFVDDIAFTPLKTGLYKHLFDRHLDKLIADAGELAVAVANVNEPAYANRRHTQALRTETAHLNNANEDFSRHLRVYATDELLALVFASLDRWTAIEKHDGLSRLVNLKKRLSTTDTGKPGAQINSALADDYFGPFEVQKDLPGQSADRLQKPALAAYEQSSEIAEKVLLQKKFDDDEHGLLSWNGRHYIQFDKRIYEVEPDPSAWRIRHPSNAEATRLAVQYDAESGWSVQLKDTVVSDRSAP, from the coding sequence ATGATTACCCAGCCCCAACAACAAGCGAGCGCTTTGGCAAAAGAAGCCACGCTAAAAAAACTGCTCAATGAATTGGGTGACCAGGACAAGGCAAACGTCGTGGCCCATTTCATCAATGACGGATTGCTCAAAGCCGATCCGGTCAGGCTGGGCGAATTCCGCGCATTACTCGATGAGGCGCTGCCCTACCAGAACTACATGGATCAATTGCTGAGCAAACTGGAAACACTGGAGGATTTCTGCAAGCGAAAGCTGCGACAGGCCCTGCAGCAACACTATGGAAGGCGGTTCCGCGTCAGCGACAGCATCAAGCTCAAACCCGCGACGGCCGTTGATGACGGTGCCCACACCTACACTTTGTTGCAGGCGGCAATGCTTAATTTTACGGAACAGGAAGCGGCTGCCGGTTACTTCTCGGACGACAGCAAGACCCTGTCCAGAGTCGACAAAAAATCGGCCGACGGCTCAATCCCCACTCAAATAACCGCACAAGCGTTTGCCCTGTTGAGCCGCCAGCTTGATCTCGGCGGCAATTACCAGATACATGTTTCCAGAACGTTCAGAGTTTCAAGCCTCGAATTGATCAGTCTGCGAATGCACAAAACAAACATGAAACTTTCCGCCTACGCAAAGTATTTCAGCAAACCGAACTTCCCGCTTCATCGACTGATCACCCTGTTGAATCTTGCCAAAGGCAACGAAGACATCTTTCATGGCGAACTTTTCAACAACTCCAGTATCAAGTTGCAGTCGATACAGCTTTTTGGCAAATACATGACAGATGCCGTATTGATCACCTGTCGCCAGACCGATCACTCGACGAAAGACAGTTATTACGCCTACATCCCCAATGATACTGGCGACAGCTTTTATCAGGATGACAGTGAAGAGCAGTGCAGGTATCGCCTGGCCGTCAACCTCGTTGCAAGTAAAGAACTGCAGGAACTGTTGATTTCGCAACTGACTCACCGCGAACAACGTGAATTCCGGGCATTGAATCTGCAAAGCATTTCGTTTGTGGACGACATCGCGTTCACCCCGCTGAAGACAGGCCTGTACAAACATCTTTTCGATCGCCATCTCGACAAGTTGATTGCAGATGCCGGGGAACTTGCCGTCGCGGTTGCCAATGTCAACGAGCCCGCCTACGCCAATCGACGACACACTCAGGCGCTACGCACAGAGACTGCGCATCTCAACAACGCGAACGAGGATTTCAGCAGGCACTTGCGTGTCTATGCCACGGACGAATTGCTCGCCCTCGTCTTCGCCAGCCTCGACCGCTGGACAGCCATCGAAAAACACGACGGGCTGTCTCGACTGGTAAATCTGAAAAAGCGCTTGTCCACCACAGACACCGGTAAACCCGGTGCTCAGATAAACAGCGCACTGGCTGACGACTACTTCGGGCCGTTCGAGGTGCAGAAAGATTTACCCGGGCAATCGGCCGATCGGCTGCAAAAGCCTGCCTTGGCGGCGTATGAGCAAAGCAGCGAAATCGCCGAGAAGGTGCTGCTGCAGAAAAAATTCGATGACGACGAACATGGGCTGCTCAGCTGGAACGGGCGACATTACATCCAGTTCGACAAGCGCATTTATGAGGTAGAGCCCGATCCGTCTGCCTGGCGGATCCGACATCCGTCGAACGCCGAAGCCACTCGCCTGGCGGTGCAGTACGACGCTGAAAGCGGCTGGAGCGTACAACTCAAAGACACTGTCGTGTCCGACCGCTCAGCCCCCTGA
- a CDS encoding N-acetylglutaminylglutamine amidotransferase: protein MCGLAGELRFDQQPADLAAIERITHHLAPRGPDAWGFHAQGPIALGHRRLKIMDLSDGSAQPMIDSQLGLSLAFNGAIYNFPELRAELEALGYAFYSGGDTEVLLKGYHAWGEALLPKLNGMFAFAIWERDAKRLFIARDRLGVKPLYLSRTGQRLRFASALPALLKGGDINPILDPVALNHYLNFHAVVPAPRTLLAGIEKLPPATWMRVEADGSTEQKTWWTLPYGPHDDEKNLKLEDWVDRVLDSTREAVAIRQRAAVDVGVLLSGGVDSSMLVGLLRDVGVENLSTFSIGFQDAGGERGDEFQYSDLIAKHYGTQHHQLRIDEKEIIEQLPAAFRAMSEPMVSHDCIAFYLLSREVAKHCKVVQSGQGADELFAGYHWYPQVDGAADPYAAYRNAFFDRSYDDYAATVQPKWLTANDAAGDFVKEHFAQPGADAAVDKALRLDSTVMLVDDPVKRVDNMTMAWGLEARTPFLDYRLVELSARVPGKFKLPDGGKQVLKEAARRVIPSEVIDRKKGYFPVPGLKHLQGDTLNWVRELLLDPSQDRGLFNPAMLDKLLTDPQGQLTPLRGSKLWQLAALNLWLSEQGI from the coding sequence ATGTGCGGATTAGCTGGCGAGTTACGTTTTGATCAACAACCTGCAGACCTTGCAGCGATCGAGAGAATCACCCATCACCTGGCCCCTCGCGGCCCCGACGCGTGGGGCTTCCATGCCCAAGGGCCGATTGCCCTGGGCCATCGTCGCCTGAAAATCATGGACCTGTCGGACGGCTCGGCGCAGCCGATGATCGACAGCCAACTGGGCCTATCCCTGGCCTTCAACGGCGCGATCTACAACTTCCCGGAACTGCGCGCCGAGCTCGAAGCGCTGGGTTATGCCTTCTATTCCGGTGGCGACACCGAAGTGCTGCTCAAGGGCTATCACGCCTGGGGCGAGGCACTGCTGCCGAAGCTCAACGGCATGTTCGCGTTTGCCATTTGGGAACGCGACGCCAAACGCCTGTTCATCGCCCGCGACCGTCTCGGCGTGAAGCCGTTGTACCTGTCGCGTACCGGCCAGCGCCTGCGCTTTGCCTCGGCATTGCCGGCATTGCTCAAGGGCGGTGACATCAACCCGATCCTCGACCCGGTGGCGCTCAATCACTACCTGAATTTTCATGCCGTGGTCCCGGCACCGCGCACTTTGCTGGCGGGCATCGAAAAACTGCCACCGGCGACCTGGATGCGCGTTGAGGCCGATGGCAGCACCGAGCAGAAAACCTGGTGGACCCTGCCTTACGGTCCGCACGACGACGAGAAAAACCTGAAGCTGGAAGACTGGGTCGACCGCGTGCTCGACAGCACCCGCGAAGCGGTAGCGATTCGTCAACGTGCGGCGGTGGATGTCGGCGTGCTGCTGTCCGGCGGTGTCGATTCGAGCATGTTGGTTGGCCTGTTGCGTGACGTCGGCGTCGAGAATCTGTCGACCTTCTCCATCGGCTTTCAGGATGCCGGCGGTGAGCGCGGTGACGAGTTTCAATATTCCGACCTGATCGCCAAACACTACGGCACCCAACATCATCAATTGCGTATCGACGAGAAAGAAATCATCGAGCAATTGCCCGCCGCGTTCCGCGCGATGAGCGAGCCAATGGTCAGCCATGACTGCATCGCCTTCTATCTGCTGTCCCGTGAAGTGGCCAAACATTGCAAGGTTGTACAGAGCGGCCAGGGCGCGGACGAGTTGTTCGCCGGTTATCACTGGTATCCGCAAGTCGACGGCGCGGCCGATCCGTATGCGGCCTATCGCAACGCGTTTTTCGACCGCAGTTACGACGACTATGCCGCCACCGTGCAGCCCAAATGGCTGACCGCGAACGATGCAGCCGGCGACTTTGTGAAAGAACATTTCGCCCAGCCCGGCGCCGATGCGGCGGTGGATAAAGCCCTGCGGCTGGACAGCACGGTGATGCTGGTCGACGACCCGGTCAAACGCGTCGACAACATGACCATGGCCTGGGGCCTGGAAGCGCGCACGCCGTTTCTTGACTATCGACTGGTCGAACTGTCGGCCCGTGTGCCGGGTAAATTCAAGCTGCCGGATGGCGGTAAACAAGTCCTCAAAGAAGCGGCGCGCCGGGTTATCCCAAGTGAAGTGATCGACCGTAAAAAAGGCTACTTCCCGGTGCCCGGCCTCAAGCACTTGCAGGGCGACACGCTGAACTGGGTACGCGAACTCCTGCTCGACCCGAGTCAGGATCGCGGCCTGTTCAACCCGGCCATGCTCGACAAATTGCTGACCGATCCGCAAGGCCAGTTAACGCCGTTGCGCGGTTCGAAGCTGTGGCAACTGGCAGCTCTGAATCTGTGGCTCAGTGAACAAGGAATCTGA
- the ngg gene encoding N-acetylglutaminylglutamine synthetase — translation MKPHATAINQRLLRGQTPSYERLQARLAEDGSARVADPIALHCGWGRLLIGHTFPDPASLAQELLKEQPGERDIALYVAAPQQILGLEPTQLFLDPSDTLRLWFSDYRQATRVFRGFRIRRAQSEADWQAINQLYSARGMLPIDATRLTPHHQGGPVYWLAEDEDSGAVIGSVMGLNHHKAFNDPENGSSLWCLAVDPQCSRPGVGEVLVRHLIEHFMSRGLSYLDLSVLHDNRQAKNLYAKLGFRNLSTFAIKRKNGINQPLFLGPGPEAQFNPYARIIVEEAHRRGIDVQVDDADAGLFTLSHGGRRVRCRESLSDLTSAISMSLCQDKSLTHKVLKAAGLNLPSQQLAGNADDNLAFLDEHQRVVVKPLDGEQGQGVAVDLQSIEEVQQAIETARQFDSRVLLESFHEGLDLRIVVIGFEVVAAAIRKPAEVVGDGQHSVGALIEAQSRRRQAATSGESKIPLDHETQRTLHAAGYDYSSVLPAGEHLFVRRTANLHTGGTLEDVTAILHPTLVDAAVRAARALDIPMVGLDLMVPAADQPEYVFIEANERAGLANHEPQPTAERFVDLLFPHSQPAVS, via the coding sequence ATGAAACCCCACGCCACGGCCATCAACCAACGGCTGCTACGCGGTCAGACACCGTCCTATGAACGCTTGCAGGCACGTCTGGCCGAAGACGGCAGCGCACGGGTCGCTGACCCGATTGCGCTGCATTGCGGCTGGGGCCGGTTGCTGATCGGCCACACGTTTCCCGACCCGGCGTCGCTGGCTCAAGAGTTGCTGAAAGAGCAACCCGGTGAGCGCGACATCGCGCTGTACGTCGCTGCGCCGCAGCAGATTCTCGGTCTGGAGCCGACGCAACTGTTTCTCGACCCGTCCGACACTTTACGCCTGTGGTTCAGCGATTATCGTCAGGCCACCCGAGTGTTTCGCGGCTTTCGCATTCGTCGCGCGCAGAGTGAAGCGGACTGGCAGGCGATCAACCAGTTGTATTCGGCGCGCGGCATGTTGCCGATCGACGCCACCCGGCTCACTCCGCATCATCAGGGCGGCCCGGTGTACTGGCTGGCCGAAGATGAAGACAGCGGCGCGGTGATCGGCAGCGTCATGGGCCTTAATCACCACAAGGCATTCAATGACCCGGAGAACGGCAGCAGCCTCTGGTGTCTGGCGGTTGATCCGCAGTGCTCCCGACCGGGTGTCGGCGAAGTGCTGGTGCGACACCTGATCGAACACTTCATGAGTCGCGGTTTGAGTTACCTCGACCTGTCGGTGCTGCACGACAATCGTCAGGCGAAAAACCTCTACGCCAAGCTCGGTTTCCGCAACCTGTCGACCTTTGCCATCAAGCGCAAGAACGGCATCAACCAGCCGCTGTTTCTCGGCCCTGGGCCGGAGGCGCAGTTCAATCCGTATGCGCGGATCATTGTTGAAGAAGCGCATCGGCGCGGCATCGATGTGCAGGTGGATGACGCCGATGCCGGGCTGTTCACCCTCAGCCATGGTGGCCGGCGCGTGCGTTGCCGTGAATCGCTGAGCGACCTGACCAGCGCGATCAGCATGAGCCTGTGCCAGGACAAAAGCCTGACGCACAAGGTGCTGAAAGCCGCCGGTCTGAATCTGCCGTCGCAGCAACTGGCGGGCAATGCCGACGACAATCTGGCCTTTCTCGATGAGCATCAACGGGTGGTGGTCAAGCCGCTCGACGGAGAACAGGGCCAGGGCGTGGCGGTGGATTTGCAGAGCATCGAAGAGGTGCAGCAGGCCATCGAAACGGCCAGGCAATTCGACAGCCGTGTGCTGTTGGAAAGCTTCCATGAAGGGCTTGATCTGCGGATTGTGGTGATTGGCTTTGAAGTGGTTGCAGCAGCGATTCGCAAACCGGCGGAAGTGGTCGGCGATGGTCAGCATTCGGTCGGCGCGTTGATCGAGGCGCAGAGTCGGCGTCGGCAAGCGGCCACCAGCGGCGAAAGCAAGATTCCACTGGATCACGAAACCCAACGCACCCTGCATGCGGCGGGTTATGACTACAGCAGCGTTCTGCCGGCTGGCGAGCATCTGTTTGTGCGCCGTACGGCCAATCTGCACACCGGCGGCACGCTGGAAGATGTCACCGCGATTCTGCACCCAACCCTGGTCGACGCTGCTGTGCGAGCCGCGCGGGCACTGGATATTCCGATGGTCGGGCTCGACTTGATGGTGCCGGCGGCGGATCAACCGGAGTACGTGTTTATCGAGGCCAACGAGCGTGCCGGGCTGGCCAACCATGAGCCGCAGCCGACGGCCGAGCGCTTTGTCGATTTGTTGTTTCCGCACAGTCAGCCGGCTGTCTCTTGA